A portion of the Magnolia sinica isolate HGM2019 chromosome 17, MsV1, whole genome shotgun sequence genome contains these proteins:
- the LOC131230998 gene encoding protein OCTOPUS-like yields MNPESSSFTRCVRHPSQFFTGFCSTCLVERLSRVEYAGRSPKPSFDTEQKQVECSLPVSGSEKKTQDIRVRKTLLSLFHLDDNVNEENGTKHQGQIENSTSSVRFAECRNGSANISVGVKFNPVTGVSPDPNLSENNHILENFDSETRFRENGNGSKSDVMGNFNSETQASSSVGVVEDVSVDDGVRKKRSSLEYEKLKEKSVLFCWSSVFSRKVLKWSRSACRRTLTQETNNWNVGFREKQLETKVDFRNSCDQKASYNSNNAFWEDPRHSWDGVMMGKAFTPSFTGIEAVDGKLMGTSGIDWRNSLMSHRRRMSLPEEDISSLDPRPSTDSKDMGKMSTVSLDEEKCMLAGSNLGEPNGDVKYDEPGQDTSVLNTRRKSHGWSKVWNRSLTSPFRDLSKKRENVLERSLSESWCGIQRENNTETIKADSITHLCGGSASSAKKQQIPSGNRNVGNGEFQRVRPDCQKKKKEIMLGRSRSVHYSSPGNLDHGLLRFYLTPLRSSRRTTRKGRMKTSRSFARGIFGF; encoded by the coding sequence ATGAATCCTGAAAGCAGCAGTTTCACAAGGTGCGTGCGGCACCCATCTCAGTTTTTCACTGGTTTCTGTTCGACGTGTTTGGTTGAGAGATTGTCACGAGTGGAGTATGCAGGAAGAAGCCCAAAGCCATCCTTTGACACTGAGCAGAAACAGGTAGAGTGCTCTCTACCTGTCTCTGGATCTGAAAAGAAAACTCAAGATATTCGGGTACGGAAAACCCTCTTGTCATTGTTTCATTTGGATGATAATGTTAATGAAGAAAATGGTACAAAGCATCAAGGTCAGATCGAGAATTCCACAAGCAGTGTTAGATTTGCTGAATGCAGAAATGGGTCTGCAAATATTTCTGTTGGGGTAAAGTTCAATCCTGTGACTGGGGTTTCACCAGACCCAAATTTGTCGGAAAACAATCATATCctggaaaattttgattcagaaaCTAGGTTTCGTGAAAATGGAAATGGGTCAAAGAGTGATGTCATGGGAAATTTCAATTCAGAAACTCAGGCATCCAGCTCTGTTGGTGTTGTAGAAGATGTCAGTGTTGATGATGGTGTTCGGAAGAAACGCAGTTCTCTGGAGTATGAGAAATTGAAGGAGAAAAGTGTCTTATTTTGTTGGAGCTCTGTGTTTTCAAGAAAAGTATTGAAATGGAGTAGAAGTGCTTGCAGGAGAACTCTAACTCAGGAGACTAACAACTGGAATGTTGGATTCAGGGAGAAACAGCTGGAGACCAAGGTTGATTTCCGTAATTCCTGTGATCAAAAGGCATCTTACAACTCTAATAATGCCTTTTGGGAGGATCCGAGACATTCATGGGATGGTGTCATGATGGGCAAGGCATTTACTCCATCTTTTACTGGCATTGAAGCAGTAGATGGGAAACTGATGGGGACTTCGGGGATTGATTGGCGAAATTCATTAATGTCTCACAGGAGGAGAATGAGTCTGCCCGAGGAAGATATATCATCGTTGGATCCTAGGCCATCAACGGATAGTAAAGATATGGGCAAGATGAGTACTGTGAGTTTGGATGAGGAGAAGTGCATGTTGGCAGGCAGCAATCTGGGTGAACCAAATGGAGATGTGAAATATGACGAACCTGGCCAAGACACCTCAGTTCTGAATACCAGAAGGAAATCTCATGGGTGGAGTAAGGTGTGGAACAGGAGTCTAACCAGCCCTTTTAGGGACTTGAGTAAAAAACGTGAAAACGTTTTGGAGCGGTCTCTATCAGAGTCATGGTGTGGAATTCAAAGAGAAAATAACACAGAAACCATCAAAGCAGACAGTATAACGCATTTGTGTGGTGGCAGCGCAAGTTCTGCTAAGAAACAACAGATTCCAAGTGGGAACAGAAATGTTGGGAATGGTGAATTCCAGAGGGTTAGACCTGATtgccagaagaagaagaaggaaattatGCTTGGTCGGAGCCGGAGTGTTCACTACTCCTCACCTGGAAACCTGGATCATGGACTTCTTCGCTTTTATTTGACTCCTCTGAGGAGCAGCAGAAGAACTACAAGAAAGGGTCGGATGAAGACATCAAGGTCTTTTGCTAGAGGCATCTTTGGTTTTTAG